The Celeribacter marinus genome window below encodes:
- a CDS encoding DUF6476 family protein, giving the protein MADMDEPVGELMDIDPAQAAHLTFLRRLVTALTAVMIGGLLVLIVLFVTRFPTISATAPSKTIAFDLPASITLPDGAAPIAFTRGSDWVAITTETEILIYDAATGAHRQTVTLK; this is encoded by the coding sequence ATGGCTGACATGGACGAACCCGTGGGTGAACTGATGGACATTGATCCCGCCCAAGCCGCTCATCTGACATTTCTGCGCAGACTTGTGACGGCTCTTACGGCGGTGATGATTGGCGGGCTTTTAGTCTTGATCGTGCTCTTTGTCACCCGCTTCCCGACGATTAGCGCAACGGCGCCCTCCAAAACGATTGCATTCGACCTACCTGCGTCGATAACGCTACCGGACGGGGCCGCCCCCATCGCATTCACGCGCGGGTCCGATTGGGTCGCTATCACAACCGAGACAGAGATTTTGATTTATGACGCGGCAACAGGCGCACACCGTCAAACCGTGACACTCAAATAG
- a CDS encoding DUF6324 family protein, whose product MGINSEKDIEANLQIGPTTEGMVRLFIEANGVEVPMDFDPEEAEEIAEELRAAADQARKVR is encoded by the coding sequence ATGGGTATCAATTCAGAAAAAGACATCGAAGCAAACCTGCAAATCGGTCCAACGACCGAAGGCATGGTGCGCCTATTCATCGAGGCCAACGGCGTCGAAGTGCCCATGGACTTCGATCCTGAAGAAGCCGAAGAAATCGCAGAAGAGCTACGCGCCGCCGCTGATCAGGCACGCAAGGTCAGGTAA